The Aspergillus fumigatus Af293 chromosome 5, whole genome shotgun sequence nucleotide sequence AGTTGACCCTGCATGGAGAGTGCGGAGTATTATGCGCTGCGTACTCCAGGAGGTACGTGGTTGAATATCCGGATAGAGAAGAAGTGATGTCGATACCTTGAGTTGCGTCTCCACAACTATCACTTATCAACGATCTGATTCATCTCATCATTGAGACAAAAATCATACTGACTCAGTAGTATTCTGATACTAGGTGAGGTAGTAGTCTGTTGCGAATTGAGGGAGAATCGAAGGAATTGCCTGTTCCTTTTACATAGGTTATATGTAGATTATCTATTCCGTACTGTCTGGTGGTATTACGGTTTGAGCCGCTTGTAAACTTACCATTCCGGTGTGACAGTGGACCAGAGCGAACGGCTTGCGCCTCGTTGGGCTTGGCGGAATCTCCCAATTCTCCCATCCCCAAAACCATACCCTCAAACCTTCGCCCCGTCGTTGGATGCCTCCCGCAATTTTTCCACCTCCCCATCCAGTTCTTCCCCCCAACCCCATCCTTGATTGATGACCTCGTCGACTACCTCCGTGTCTTTGGCCTCACTGCTTAGGACAACGGTCCGCTGCGTTGCTTTTAACGCTTTTCGCACCTGCTCGCATCAGGTCGATTGAAGAGGGAAAAGttggaaagagaaaggaggTTCTCCTCCGGCCACTCGTTTATCATTGCtggtcttcttttctctcttgaTTGCGAGATATTCTAAACTTGTTCTATACTCTTGTATTCCCATTCCTGTCCATATTTCGGCGATCTGCAGCTGGTATACATCCATCAGCTTCAATCCCCTGTTGTCTCGCGTGCGGATTGTTGCAAATCGCTTCAGCATCTATCCTCTGCTCATCAACCACGGCTTTTGTTCAGACTCGGCTGCTTGTCCGGACTCGGACAGAGCCTTGAATCTACCGCTGGAACCTGACATTGGAGTTTGGCGTCGAGTTCAAACAAGTCGACGCAGCGCGGAGACACTGCCATCATGAGCTTCATTCAGCGTATTGCGAAACGGTTGCCCTCAACGCCGAATCTACCCTTCGATGACAGCTCACGCGAAAAGGCTCGGAATTTCTCCAGATTCGCTTTCCTGAAGCGCAGGATACGCCTAAAGGGCAACTCGTCGATATCCATACCCCTTGGCTTTGTTCTGTTATTTCCGTGCCTTGTGATCATCCTCATTTTACTCTTATTCGTACGACATCCATCCTCTCCTGGTGGGATTCTCATTCCAGCAGGCACTCCGCCCTCGATCAGGTTCGACTCTCACCCACAGCCCCTTCACCGTGCCAATCCTCAAAGCTACCTCAAAGCTAATGTGCCATTCTTTGCTACAGGAGAATAAGTGAGAAATATGACAAGGTCTTCGCTACTGGCTGCTTGCCAGTTGAAGAGGTGCCCCCTGACTATAAGCGGGCGAATGCTGCGTTTGTCGTTCTCGCCCGTAACAAGGAATTGGAGGGTGTCGTTCAGTCACTGAAATCTATCGAACGTCACTTCAATCGCTGGTTCCACTATCCATATGTATTCCTCAATGACGGCGACTTCGATGATGACTTCAAGGCCACCGTCAAGAATTACACGAGCGCCCCTGTGGAGTTTGGCAAGATCGATGAGACCATGTGGGGTTTCCCTGACTGGGTTGACCACGAGGTTGCCAGGGAAGGTATCAGAAAACAAGGAGATGCTGCAATCATGTATGGAGGCATGGAAAGTTACCATCATATGTGCAGATTCTATTCTGGGTAAGTTTCTTGCGTTTTGTCGTGGTTAGCTATGATTGACGTGACGACAGGTTTTTCTACAAGCATCCTCTCCTCATGAAGTACGAGTGGTATTGGCGTCTTGAGCCAGAGATCAAGTACTTCTGCGATATCACATAGTACGTATAGCACCCCCGTCTTTCCAACTGGCCGCATCCTCTAATCATTGACAATAGTGATCCTTTCATCATGATGGCCGAGGCTAATAAGACTTACGGTTTCACTATCGCCGTCAAAGAACTCCGGGAAACTGTACCCAACATCTTCCGCTACGCATCCGCATATATGCGAAAGAATAATCTCAAGTCGAAGGGACTTTGGGAGATGTTTCTTGAGAGGCCTGAACAGGAGGAGCccaagccagaagaagaacagaagaaggacaagCTTCCCGACGAGATACTCCTTACCGATCCAGGCGAGAATACTCTTCCTGAAGTTGATCCAGAGGCTATGGAGGGCGAGAAGTACAACATGTGTCATTTCTGGAGTAACTTCGAAATCGCACGCCTGGATTGGTTCCGCAGCAAAGAATATGAGGATTTCTTCGAGATGATGGACAAGAGCGGGGGCTTCTGGATGGAGAGAGTAAGTTCGCAATTGGTTCGTGTCTTATTTGGCTGGACTGACACCTCCTTTTCTAAACAGTGGGGTGATGCGCCTATCCACTCGCTAGCCGCTGGCGCTCTCTTATCTCCCAGCGACATCCACTACTTCCGTGATTTTGGCTACCGTCACACCACGATCCAACACTGCCCTGCAAATGCGCCTGCGCGACAACTACCCCGAATTCCATATCTGGAAAAGACCACGGTGGATGAGAAGGCGCGaatcgaagaagatgaataTTGGGCGACTTTTGACCCCGTCAAGGAGAACGGTGTCGgttgcagatgcagatgTGATACTGATATTGTGGATGTTGAAGGCAAACAAGGCAGCTGTCTCGCCGAATGGGTAGAAGTTGCTGGAGGATGGGCATCTCCATAGACCTGATTTGCCTCTGGAACCCGTcaatgtactctgtataatGTTTGCAACACCCTTTCCATGCCTACTTGTTCGATTATGAGCGCTACTTGGGTCGCCCTGGGAGTTTTTGGCTTGGGCCTGCAGAATGTGTTGGTGGTGGGGTTCTTCTGGACGGCGTTTTAACGGATCTGACGACTTCTCATATGGAAGACGGCGTGACACCCTCATATTGACAGGTTCATCTAGCGTGCTTCGTACATCTTGTTTGGATTGCCACGTTCTATAATTCTTGTGGAAATCTTCATCTCCGTTCAGAGAATACCCTGACCGACTTTCGGAAGCATTGTCTCTTGCGCATACTGATCCGACTCTTCGACAATGCAGCTTTCAAAGCTGTGTGTGGCTCAAGCGCGGCCAGCGACCGACTCGTGTAgagtcttctttctgcagGCCCCTGTTACCAGACAGCTGCCTTGGAGACTCCTCCGTCGGCCGGCCGCGGTTCTGAGCGAGTGCTGTTCTCAATCGCCATTCGCTGAAGCCCCCAAGTGAGCATCCTTGGCAACAGTGTGGGAATAGTCATGCCACAATATGGCCATCTCGGATTCTCGAAGCCTAGCACTATATGTGAACCGAGGATGACACAGCGGCGATGTGACCGTTATTGAGGCCTCCGATATCTAATGCTTAAATCCCTACATTTTTTCCCCATGCCTCTTTGGTATTCTCTGTCTCCTTGCAACCCAGTATCCCCTTCTTGTTTCTGCCGTTCTGCATTTACTTCTGACGACTGTACATATTGTCCCCGGTGAGCCCCCGTTGACGAACGGCCTGCCCTCCATATGCGTCATTGAGTCTCAAATAATACACTGAGCATGACTTGTTTATAGAACATGAGCTGATCCATCTTTATGACGTTTCGCAAGATCGAACTAGTGTAAGCTTGGACGTATTGTTGTGATCATGCATTCACAGAAAGGACTAGCCTTCATCCCCCGAGCACTTCCTTCCAGAGACGAGTCAAGAAAtgggagaggatggcatcatGTTGAGCGGCATTGGAGTACGGGTTAGATACAGATACCTCGGATCCAATAGTAGAGTGGAGGGCCAATCCTCCATACTATGGATGGACATCTACAGTAGCCCTGGCATAGAGGTACTCTCTCAGTCTAGGCTTGTTTGGGTTTAGCCGAGATACTTTTTTTCGTTATCAGTTACTCCAACAATGATAACGATAAGCGACTAAATGATGATGTCACATCCTAATGGTTAAAACAACATGATGAGGTAACTGCAGTCTTAGGATCTAATTGCTGCCTAGGGCATACTGGACCTGAGCTACCTAGTCAACTTCCACCTGACTTCGATAGTCCGGTCCTTATAACTATCTACACGGGCTTTGTAGTACCCAGTCATCAGGTGTCATGTGCGCCGCCCGCCGGTGGCAGCTGTTCTTGCTATCTACATTGACAGACACAATCTGTTCCCCTAACCTACTAAAGTAATTACTGCTTTAGAAATTAATCTGTTAAAGATTCCTCATACACTGATCTACTCTTTTCTTTGATGTAGGACAAGGGTTTTTATTCCTGGATATTTCCATCATTCAACTAACTTCTGTGCCTTAGTGCACCTGACTTCTCCGCTTAGCCCGGGAAGCTTCCCCTCCGCTGCTATAGTAATCATCGGGCATCCGCTTATTAGGCAGGGTTGATCTGGGGAGTTCACTGACAAGCTGTCCTTTATCATTCTCAGATAGAACTGGGCAGAGCTTCCCCTGTGAAGTTAACGTATCCCCCCTTTCAGATCTGTCCACTAGACTTAAGTCTTCGTTCTCTGTACTCCACTGAGACTACGCAGTCAACCTCCCTGCTATAACCATCTTTTCTCGATGATAACCGCACTCTGAAAACATGGCTGACTCTCCAAAGCCTTACTCCAGACGTCCTTCTGTCTCAGGCACACCCCACCTCCAATATCCAACGTTCCCACCGCTAAGCGGCTCCGTTGAAGAGTGGTTATCACGATCGAGACCTACAAGTATGACGTCAACTCCGGCGGCAGAACACACCAGCCGATCATTGAGCGAAAGTTGGGCAGCCTTGAGTACTTCAGATGCCCATTCTGAGGATGGCACTCGTTCTGAGCAGACTGACGCGGGGTCTCTGATTGATCAGACCGGCCCCGACGACGTTGCCAGTCTCGATGACCAGTACAGCTGCAGCGAGGCCGACGCTGTTGGCGAAGACGACACTGATGAGGAAGAATATAATCAAATGATCACGAATTCCGAGTCTCAGGAGCTTCCTTCCCTGTTTACTCAAAACGGTGATGCCATCGACGGTAGTAACCTTACCGCTAAGACGACCTTTTATCAATCGAGCCAGTCGATTCAATTCGTTGAACCTGAGCAGTGGCCTGAAGCCGAACGAGTAGAGCTGAAACACACTATCCGGGTTATTGACAGCCTTGAGTCCACAGAACTTCTAGAGGATCTTGGTTGCGACTATCAAGACTCCCTCCTCACAGTCACAGTCCAACAGACAATGACAAAAAGAAGCCTCGACACCGAGAAACCGTTTCGTGTCCTGTATATTGGGCACTCTGATTACCGCACTATAATACTGGACAAAATTGGCGATGTTCTAGTTTCAAGCTCATGCAGCAGCTATGAGAGTAGCTCCGCAGAGTCTTCCAGATACCATGTTGTTCCCACTGCATTTGGTGCAGGGGCCGTACCTAATTTTGCAGAACTTCTTCCGATCCATGTGCAGCTCATTGTCGACGAGTGTGTACAGGCTTCTTCCGACGCTGAGACTGACTATACTGGCTCGATCAGCCTGATGTTCAAGAACCGGCCCCCATGCACATCTTCTTGGAGCGGATGTGACTACACCGTCTCATCCTCTCCAGACTGGACACTCCCGGACGTAgccatcctcttcctttcgACTATGGATTCTCCTGATGCTGTGGAAACGCAAAACCTAGCCCGTATCTTCATGGAAAGACATGGGGTTCCGACATTGATGATCTCGGAGAAGCCGCTATGGAAGATGTCGAGCGAACCAATCCCTCTGAATTACCATAGTCTTCATATGTGTCTGGAATCTCGCCATCCAACTACCGGGAAGAGTACAGTTCTGAGGAGGTACCCCATCGACCTGAAGACTTTCGAGAGCATTACTCCTGGGCAACTCAACCGGAACCTGGCTTCTCTAGCAGAGGTTCATCCTCGAGAGCCATCCAAAACCCGAGTGCACCTATCAGGTTCGCcagaagagatgaagaagagattcTTCACCGCGGAGATCTTCAACAGGGCGCTCTCTAGTGTTCATTACCGAAATGACGACCGCGACTGGACCCCCCTCCTGCGTTTGAGTATCATGACAATCGTTTTCGTCACAGCTATCACATTGTGTTATTCGGCTTTGCAATTTACTACTGTGTCCCTCTTAGATCTGTTCTCTCATCCCACCTTCTCGAAAACCCCATCTCCTGCTGTAGCGATAAGCCCctccagccttctttttATGGGGAGACCCGGGCAGACTTCTCTTTCACCGCCGTCCGCATCTGTGGAGGAGGTACGGCTGCTCACAAGTCAATATTCCAGTCGATCTCACATCGGGAACACTATTAGTGGAGTCACATCTGGTCCTGCGCAGGAGGCGAATTCGAGCCAGTTCCAGATACAGGTAGTTGGTGATTGTCATCTTATTCTAAAGCCTCCGCGTACTTTCTTCAGCATGAAGAAGCAACCAAAATTCGATGTGAAAATCAGCAGGAACAACGTTTCTCTTGCTTACGAGTTCTCCAAGCTATTCGAAGGAGTGTACACGCTTAGATTGGACAGGGGAGATGCTTATGGTGttgtcgacatcatcatcactgcaGACATAAAGCCATTCCTCAACCAGTCCATGTCAATTGATTTGGGGACACCGTGGCTCAAGATCGCGAGCTGGAAGCGAGCGGCACAAGCTATTACATCCCAACTTGCGCGAGACTTGAGTTCGGCGCACACCGGCCTGTCAGGGGCATATAGTCGGCTGTGCACCGATTTGCAATTGATGATGGGAGATGTAGTGAAGAAGACGCATTACTTGCGACATGAAGCCGATATAATTCGGCAAGGTTCTGCGCAGTTTTCTCTGGAGACGAAAGAGGTAGTTATCTCTACGTCAAAGCAACTTTCAGAGGTCGTCAAGCGCACTGCTGTGCAACCATTTCTGGCAGCCTCATCTGTGATACAGAGTCACAGGGACAGATTTAGCAGAGAGGCCAGAGGGTTCATGGACAACACATGGAACAAAGTCAGCACCTCTGCCCGAAATCTCAACCTTGAGGCCCTCAAGCACCAAATGCGAGACGCTAGGAAATGCGACACTTTGGATAGGGCTCAGAGAAGGGTAAAGAATATGATGAGGCGAAAAGCTTCCTCACACCTGGAAGATTCGTCATAAATACTGCTGTCGGCGAAATTTGACGTCTAGAGTTCATTACTTTTATTCTTTCTTTCAATTGTCCTGCTATCTTTGCTTTGGGTAATTTTTCAGGCGATAGGGACGGACGGATGGTCATGACTCATAAGCACAGGTTAACAGGTTTATGAGAATATGGTTTATGTGATAACAATTACTGGAACAATTGCTACTTGACGCTTTCACGCATCTTTGCACACTGTATGAAATGGCCTTGAGCCGTGGCACTAGTGGAGTAATTGTAGCCTTAGGCTACACTGCTGGGGGCCCAGGCATGATTATTTTGTGAGCGGGACGAACTCCCCACCATTGCAGGCCCTGAATCAAAACATATTTTGCCTCTTCCTTTCACTACCTTCCACCACAAATAAACCTTTCTCTTATCCGAGTAGCAGGTAAATTGATCTTCGCTCGAAACTTCAAATTTCAACTTACAAAACTCCCAGAAACCCAGATCCTTCCACCATGTCTGACGTCGCTGAAACCAAGTCTGACCCCGCCACCAACGCTCCTGAGGCTCAGAAGCCTGAGGAGACGACCACCGCCGCCAACACTGAAGAGTCCAAGCCTGCGGAAGAAAAGACCGTGACCGAGGCTGCGGTTGACACTGTCAAGGATACTGCCACCAAGACATCCGACAGCGTTTTCTCCATGTTCGGTGGTGGtcccaagaaggagaagaaggaggaggctgAAGATGCTAAGGATGAGCCTTCTGGTTCTTCTAAGGCTCAACagggtgaagaagaggtgaGTTTGCTTTTTCTACACTGGTGTTTGTCTTGCTTTGATGCTTGTTGCTGGTTGTCTTGATACGGTGGCCCTTCCTCCGGATTGCCCTTCAATCTTTTTACCTTTTCTACGCGTATGATAGACAGCATTTTTGGAAAGCTGGTTTCCCTAGAGCGATATCAGCTGTGATACATGCTCTAGACGCTGTGAACTGACAGTTTTTGATCAACCTAGGATGAGGCGCCCGAGTCCCCTGATGTCCATTTCGAGCCCGTTATTCGCCTGACGGAGAAGGTCGAGGTTAAGACCAACGAAGAGCTTGAGGAGCAGGTTTTCAAGATGCGTGCCAAGCTATTCCGATTCGACGCTGAAAGCAAGGAATGGAAGGAGCGTGGTACCGGTGATGTTAGACTTTTGAAGCACAAGGAGAACCATAAGACCCGGCTAGTGATGCGCCGAGACAAGACTCTCAAGGTCTGCGCTAACCACTACGGTTAGTCTCTATCTACCACCCAGTGAGTGGATTGTCTTGCGGCTAATGGTTGTTCAGTTGTTCCCGACATGAAGCTCAAGCCCAATGTTGGCAGTGACCGCAGCTGGGTTTGGAGCGTAGCTGCGGACGTCAGTGAGGGTGAACCTGAGGCCCAGACCCTGGCCATTCGTTTCGCTAACAGCGAGAGTAAgtcctggatgatgataaGCTTGGGGTTTATTCAATGTTTGCTAATCAGACATTACAGATGCCAATCTCTTCAAGGAAGCCTTCGAGAAGGCCCAgcaggagaacgagaagctCATCGGCCAGCAGTAAGAAGTTGCAGCTCCACGCCTCCTGGAGATTGCGGTGTCTTTTGTAACCATTTGCATTTCGATCCTATCTCGACAAGTTTTGACTTATGGCCTGTCCCTGAACTCATCTTTACCCCATCGATTCCATTATTCCCCGCCACAGCATCCTCTTGTCAATCcccctcccttcttcccCCGCCCCCGATGTTTTCACATGAGTGCGCGAATGATTCTGCAAGCTGGTGACAGTGAGAGGCTGAGTCAATCGAGCATCAGATTCAACGTGCCCTCGTCGTCTGGCAGGTGATATCGCGTGCCTTAAGACGTTCGAACCAATTTGGTGGTAGATAGACATACTATCCCCTCGAATATACGCATGAATACACCCCACGTTTATGTACGAATTTTCCTAATTTTTAGAACTGCTCTGTGCACCGTTTTTCTGCAATGATTGCTTTTGTCTGCGCATCCTCAATTAGCAGGCTTTGGATGTAGGCGGAGGTTCTTGTAATTCAGTATCGCTATGACTTAGTCGTGTGGTTAAAGACATGTATCTTCTCGTAGTCTTCGTGGTACAGCCAGTTGAGTTCCAATTGTTCTGGAGGTTTGGATGAAGGCGACCTTGGCCGTATTCAAGCACTCTGGTGGCGGTTAACACTGCCCACTGCTCTCTGCCTACTTTCCCCCCAGACAGCATCGACGAGGGCTTTCACATTACGCCTTTACTTTCCTCTCACGTTTCTGTCTCCTCCATTCATCCTTATTCGAGGTATCTAAAAGTAGAGCTGACTTGCAGCTCACTACAGCTGGTCGACATTGAACACTTGTATTTCAGTTCAAATTACTGATTTCTCCGCAGGCTTGGCGCTAAACATCCAACCTCGCTTCACCTTGATTCGCGCAACCCTTGAACCCAATAGCTCTTTGTCTCCCATTGCAGTACTCTGCAGTAAAGACACCATACAAAAGACcgctctttttctcttcctaATACCTCCGATCTACGGTCAGCCCAACAGAGGCCCGCTGGCAAAATGCCCGATGTGAGTCCGTCTGAATCACCCGATGTTCCTGCGTTATACCTTCCAATGCTTAACGCAGATACCGATGACCTTGCTGCTATCGCATGATGCTGACGCCGATTGTTTTTTTCCCTGCCGCGTAGGTTAAGAGAACAGTTCGGCTGGTGACAGAGCAGCATGTTGTGTACGTCACCTTCCCTCATACTCTACCGTCGGAGCCGCGCAAGAGCCATACCTCTCCCCATGCCTTTCTATACACTTTGTCTGAATGCATTGCGTACACGTGTGGTCGGAACGTTGCTACGCGCTTCTGTTTCTACGGGACTCCGTGCATAGAGCTGGTGGTGTTGCCTTGTGtgtttggtggtgatgctgaCGCTTGCCCTTGCTTACTCTAGGAACAAGGACTCCGGTGTTGAAGGATTCCCCCTGCGGTCGTGGTCGATTGAGATCTACCTTGTCAATGAACACGGCGAACAGGTGCCGGCGAACGTCTTCGACAAAGTGACATACACGTTGCATCCCAGCTTCGGGGACCGTGCGGTTCAGAGTACGTCGCTTCCTTTACGGCCCTGCTATCAAATTCTTGTCACGCCAAGAGGGCAAAGGGACGACCAATGAATCGAGACTGACACACAGCGCGTCAAACAAACAGCTTTCAAGAACCCCCCATTCAGAATCTCGGAGGAAGGATGGGGTGAATTCGACCTGCAGATTGGTCTCACTGCCGCCGATAAGGAACACTTCCTCACGCACGACCTGAATTTCGCACAGCCGCGCTACGAGTCCAAACATGTCATTGTGAGCACTACCCCTTGTGTTCTCGCGCGACTTATTTCACCGAGTGGCACATGTACTCATTCCTTTTATCTTTGCAGACGTTCAAGAACCCCAAGCCAGCGC carries:
- a CDS encoding glycosyltransferase family 15 protein, with the protein product MSFIQRIAKRLPSTPNLPFDDSSREKARNFSRFAFLKRRIRLKGNSSISIPLGFVLLFPCLVIILILLLFVRHPSSPGGILIPAGTPPSIRRISEKYDKVFATGCLPVEEVPPDYKRANAAFVVLARNKELEGVVQSLKSIERHFNRWFHYPYVFLNDGDFDDDFKATVKNYTSAPVEFGKIDETMWGFPDWVDHEVAREGIRKQGDAAIMYGGMESYHHMCRFYSGFFYKHPLLMKYEWYWRLEPEIKYFCDITYDPFIMMAEANKTYGFTIAVKELRETVPNIFRYASAYMRKNNLKSKGLWEMFLERPEQEEPKPEEEQKKDKLPDEILLTDPGENTLPEVDPEAMEGEKYNMCHFWSNFEIARLDWFRSKEYEDFFEMMDKSGGFWMERWGDAPIHSLAAGALLSPSDIHYFRDFGYRHTTIQHCPANAPARQLPRIPYLEKTTVDEKARIEEDEYWATFDPVKENGVGCRCRCDTDIVDVEGKQGSCLAEWVEVAGGWASP
- a CDS encoding Ran GTPase-binding protein YRB1; the protein is MSDVAETKSDPATNAPEAQKPEETTTAANTEESKPAEEKTVTEAAVDTVKDTATKTSDSVFSMFGGGPKKEKKEEAEDAKDEPSGSSKAQQGEEEDEAPESPDVHFEPVIRLTEKVEVKTNEELEEQVFKMRAKLFRFDAESKEWKERGTGDVRLLKHKENHKTRLVMRRDKTLKVCANHYVVPDMKLKPNVGSDRSWVWSVAADVSEGEPEAQTLAIRFANSENANLFKEAFEKAQQENEKLIGQQ
- a CDS encoding putative transcription initiation factor subunit (TAF30), encoding MLTLALAYSRNKDSGVEGFPLRSWSIEIYLVNEHGEQVPANVFDKVTYTLHPSFGDRARVKQTAFKNPPFRISEEGWGEFDLQIGLTAADKEHFLTHDLNFAQPRYESKHVITFKNPKPALLALLRESGPVPGDENGVKSKRAAGGEEGSKKKKRTEKNVDMDKLADGLQRLGEDDLLQVVQMIEVIFEKQLLIGIHWLAEGEFHVDLYTLPDNLIKMLWDFTQEKGAL